From the Anaeromyxobacter dehalogenans 2CP-1 genome, the window CCGTGCCCCGAGGTCGCGAGGAACCACTCTCCCCACATCTCGAGCACGAAGCAGGAGTATACATCCCTTCCGCGCGTGCCGTCCGGCATGTCGCACTCGACGTTGAGCGCGACGACGTGCCTGAGGTAGTGGCGAACAAACCGGTCGTCGAACTCGGGAGTCCCCATCATCGCCTCCTGCGCGGCCATCGCCGAGGAGGCGACGCGTTGGGGATGCTACTGCGCCGGGCTGGCGCGTGGGGGCCTTCTGGTAACGTTCCGGCATGGAAGGCACCGAGGTTTCCCCAGTCGGCGGGTTCGTCTACCACTATACGAAGGCCTCGACCGCGCTCGAGCTCATTCTCGAGTCGATGACGATCCGGCTGGGCCCAATCTCGGAGACGCACGACCCGCTGGAGGGGCACCGCGAGTACACGGGGTTCTCCGCGGCGGACGATGGCCTGCCGGACCTTTCCGCCTGGGACAAGGTCGACGACGTGGCAAAGCGGGCGCGAGTCGCGTGCTTCTGCCTAGACGGCGACCTCTCGTCGCCTGACCCGTGCGCGCTGGACTTCGCTCCGCCGTGGGCCGGTTGGGCGCGGGACCGGATGTGGGCGCAGTACGCGGGTGGCCACACCGGGGTGTGCCTAGCGTTCGACCGGCGGAAGCTTGTCGACGCGTTCAACTTGGCGCTGGCGAGCCGGGGGGAGTGCATCGCCCAAGAGGTCGCCTACAGCGACGACCCCGTCTCCTCCGTCGGGCCGCGCTCGCTCTCATACGACAACGAGCGGATCCAGCAGGTCGGCACCGAGAAGTACGCCGCCGAGTACCGGCGGCAGCACGCGCCGACGCTCTACCTGACGAAGCGCCTGGACTACGAGGGCGAGCGAGAGTTCAGGCTCGTGCTCCTCGATGACGACACGTCGGGGAAGGAGGCGCTGGTCCCGATTCGCGGCGCGCTCGTCTACTTCATGCTCGGGGATCGCTTCCCGCGAGCGTACCTGCCATGCGTCGACGCGATCATGCGGCGCGAGGACGTGCCCACCTACCAGTTCAAGTACGAGTCGGGCCGGAACGTGAGCGCGTACACGTACTTCGCGTCCGACCGGAGTCTTTCCGGAACCTGCCCG encodes:
- a CDS encoding DUF2971 domain-containing protein, yielding MEGTEVSPVGGFVYHYTKASTALELILESMTIRLGPISETHDPLEGHREYTGFSAADDGLPDLSAWDKVDDVAKRARVACFCLDGDLSSPDPCALDFAPPWAGWARDRMWAQYAGGHTGVCLAFDRRKLVDAFNLALASRGECIAQEVAYSDDPVSSVGPRSLSYDNERIQQVGTEKYAAEYRRQHAPTLYLTKRLDYEGEREFRLVLLDDDTSGKEALVPIRGALVYFMLGDRFPRAYLPCVDAIMRREDVPTYQFKYESGRNVSAYTYFASDRSLSGTCPR